The DNA segment ATCACCTCAAAAGTGTTGGCCTCTACCCAACCTGTATTTCCATCTGCAATTTTTATTTCGCGCCAACCGGGTACTGGTGGCGTTTCGGTAAACGTAACCTTAATACCCTCGTGTACAATGAATAAATCTTTCCCATTCTGATCAGGAGAACTTCGAACAACAACCACTGGCGACAATACAATGGCATCAGCAGGATGCTTTACCTGCTTTGTCTTTACTTGCGCTGTCCATACTGCAAAAAAGAAAATGCAAAGAAATAGTGCCGAAGATCCGAAGGTTATCTTTAACTAAAAGAGTCCCTGTAAAATAGTAGCAAATGAATAAAACACCAGCAAGCACAAAAGAGATCAGGCTTAGCCATGCCCAGCCATTTGCACCTAAAAGATTACGAATGCCGTTAAACCAGTTTACCAAAAAGAAGGTAGGAATAGAATCAACGTTATCCCTAATCTGGAGTCGTGCCAGCTTTAAGTTGTGATTTATATCTCCATCGGAGGGATTTAGCTTATAGGCTCGTTCGTAGTTAAGAATGGCCTTTGCATACATTTTCTGCTTATAGTATGCATTGCCCGCATTGTAGTACAGCTTACTCGACGAGTATCCTCCATCAATAACCTTTTGGTATTGAGCGGCAGCAGCCTTAAAATTACCTTCGGCATATAGC comes from the Acetobacteroides hydrogenigenes genome and includes:
- a CDS encoding SH3 domain-containing protein yields the protein MSPVVVVRSSPDQNGKDLFIVHEGIKVTFTETPPVPGWREIKIADGNTGWVEANTFEVI
- a CDS encoding tetratricopeptide repeat protein, which encodes MKKIFTIVVALFGLLGLANAQNLEEAFEQGNKLYAEGNFKAAAAQYQKVIDGGYSSSKLYYNAGNAYYKQKMYAKAILNYERAYKLNPSDGDINHNLKLARLQIRDNVDSIPTFFLVNWFNGIRNLLGANGWAWLSLISFVLAGVLFICYYFTGTLLVKDNLRIFGTISLHFLFCSMDSASKDKAGKASC